One window from the genome of Streptomyces sp. NBC_00287 encodes:
- a CDS encoding beta-ketoacyl-[acyl-carrier-protein] synthase family protein yields MRAEIAVTGLGLVTPAGHTAEANWAALCRGRSLAATDPDLAGLPVDFSCRVTDFDAETELGRASARRGDRFIQFALVAARRAVADARLDRHTWEAERVGVVLGVGSNSLSTYVTEFGHLGAGRPERVSPLALPRSVPSMAAGEVAIDLGVRGPNFTTASACASGATAIGVARDLLRSGTCDIVLAGGSESARSRMTATCFTRMRALSRRRAEPALASRPFDAQRDGFVLGEGAGILVLERACAARARRAPVLALLRGYGAGADAHHPIAPHPQGDGAVRAIHTALADAGCGPGNVGHVNAHGTSTPLNDTAEARALVRVFGDDGPPVTASKGVIGHALGAAGAIQAAYTVLALRHAAVPPVANFEGQDGDHKLDIVAGHPRSTRGEAGISCSFGFGGQNAVLLFTTS; encoded by the coding sequence ATGCGCGCTGAGATCGCGGTCACTGGGCTGGGGCTGGTGACTCCGGCCGGGCATACGGCGGAGGCGAACTGGGCGGCCTTGTGCCGGGGGCGCTCGCTGGCCGCGACGGATCCCGACCTGGCGGGCCTGCCCGTCGACTTCTCCTGCCGGGTGACGGACTTCGATGCCGAGACGGAACTCGGCCGGGCGTCGGCGCGGCGCGGGGACCGCTTCATCCAGTTCGCCCTCGTCGCCGCCCGGCGGGCCGTCGCGGACGCGCGCCTCGATCGGCATACCTGGGAAGCGGAGCGAGTCGGTGTCGTGCTGGGCGTGGGATCGAACAGTTTGAGTACATACGTCACTGAATTCGGTCACCTCGGCGCCGGGCGGCCGGAGCGGGTCTCGCCACTCGCGCTCCCGCGCAGCGTTCCGAGCATGGCCGCGGGCGAGGTCGCCATCGACCTGGGCGTGCGCGGCCCCAACTTCACCACCGCCAGCGCCTGTGCGTCGGGCGCCACCGCGATCGGAGTGGCCCGGGACCTGCTGCGGTCGGGTACCTGTGACATCGTGCTGGCGGGCGGCAGTGAGTCGGCTCGCTCGCGCATGACGGCCACGTGCTTCACGCGGATGCGGGCACTGTCCCGGCGCAGGGCCGAACCGGCTCTGGCCAGCCGGCCGTTCGACGCGCAACGTGACGGCTTCGTCCTGGGCGAGGGCGCCGGCATCCTCGTCCTCGAACGCGCATGCGCGGCTCGGGCCCGCCGGGCTCCCGTCCTGGCGCTGCTGCGGGGTTACGGTGCCGGCGCCGACGCGCACCATCCCATCGCCCCGCACCCGCAGGGCGACGGCGCGGTCCGCGCCATCCACACCGCTCTCGCGGACGCCGGGTGCGGGCCGGGGAACGTCGGCCACGTCAACGCGCACGGTACCTCCACCCCGCTGAACGACACGGCCGAGGCACGAGCCCTCGTCCGCGTCTTCGGAGACGACGGGCCGCCGGTCACCGCGTCCAAGGGCGTGATCGGGCACGCGCTGGGGGCGGCCGGGGCGATCCAGGCGGCATACACGGTTCTCGCGCTGCGCCATGCGGCCGTCCCTCCGGTGGCGAACTTCGAGGGCCAGGACGGAGACCACAAGCTGGACATCGTCGCCGGACATCCCCGCTCCACGCGCGGCGAGGCGGGGATCAGTTGCTCCTTCGGCTTCGGCGGCCAGAACGCCGTCCTGCTGTTCACGACTTCCTAG
- a CDS encoding acyl carrier protein: MRQAAEGAAESALPEELVALLTGHLDVKADAGEFSGRTTFESLGLDSLSLFELVVAAEEEYGIVLPENALDLRPSSTLGEAARAFEHAR, translated from the coding sequence ATGAGGCAGGCAGCGGAAGGCGCGGCGGAGTCGGCCCTTCCCGAGGAGTTGGTGGCCCTGCTGACCGGCCACCTTGATGTAAAGGCGGATGCCGGTGAGTTCTCCGGCAGGACGACGTTCGAGAGTCTCGGCCTGGACTCGCTGTCGCTGTTCGAGTTGGTGGTGGCGGCGGAGGAGGAGTACGGGATCGTCCTGCCCGAGAACGCCCTGGACCTGCGCCCGTCTTCGACCCTGGGCGAGGCGGCTCGGGCATTCGAGCATGCGCGCTGA
- a CDS encoding IS5 family transposase, with the protein MTDAEWAVVREALPVPAWLEGRRGQPEGCHRQMLDAIRYVTDNGIKRRAMPCDFPAWDRVYDYFRRWREAGLAKEFHDRLRARTQEAEGRHAEPTAAIIDSQSVKGAASVPACSRGYDGGKKINGRRRHVITDSLGLLLMVLVCAADITDRQAAPVMPPRLPARFARISLVWADGGYYGRLVDWAKEKLQPTLQIVKRSDGNPRAITRRSNTASASASSARTRSASARSSSARARAARSRSSTNPITDVTAQLRIAETELIVRTLPQRHRNHA; encoded by the coding sequence ATGACGGACGCGGAGTGGGCGGTGGTGCGGGAGGCGCTGCCGGTTCCAGCTTGGCTGGAGGGCCGGCGTGGGCAGCCGGAGGGCTGCCACCGGCAGATGCTGGATGCGATCCGGTACGTCACCGACAACGGGATCAAGCGGCGCGCGATGCCGTGCGATTTCCCCGCCTGGGACCGCGTGTATGACTACTTTCGCAGGTGGCGTGAGGCGGGCCTGGCCAAGGAGTTCCACGACCGGCTTCGCGCTCGGACCCAGGAGGCCGAGGGGCGCCACGCGGAGCCGACGGCGGCGATCATCGACTCGCAGTCGGTCAAGGGCGCCGCCTCGGTGCCCGCCTGCTCACGCGGCTATGACGGCGGGAAGAAGATCAACGGCAGGCGCCGGCACGTCATTACGGACAGCCTGGGCCTGCTGTTGATGGTGCTGGTGTGTGCCGCCGACATCACCGACCGGCAGGCGGCCCCGGTCATGCCGCCCAGGCTGCCGGCGCGATTCGCCAGGATCAGCCTGGTGTGGGCCGACGGCGGCTACTACGGTCGCCTCGTCGACTGGGCGAAGGAGAAACTCCAGCCCACCCTACAGATCGTCAAACGCAGCGACGGCAACCCCCGAGCGATCACCCGGCGTTCCAACACCGCGTCCGCCTCGGCGAGTTCAGCAAGAACCCGCTCTGCTTCGGCACGAAGCTCCTCGGCCCGGGCCCGGGCAGCCCGCTCCCGCTCCTCCACCAACCCCATCACCGATGTCACCGCTCAACTCCGCATCGCCGAGACCGAACTGATCGTCCGAACCCTCCCGCAACGACACCGGAACCATGCCTGA
- a CDS encoding DUF6193 family natural product biosynthesis protein, translating into MKERFGDVASGIYPELAVPGGLGEALAGVAAGHGHVVGPMEPVEGFDPAVAACCVRGEARFAVYATNVDEREFRIEISGPSGWRWGAFGSTDHLAVVAAILHEWCAGASLPELGRKWSLLAASPLEAAPPGRVVSTAWRLTLERSPLIRLGDAELAEALYAQPALRVFFPWPSHGQFSLLSSTADPFHEEVPRVVPTVDGLWNVVTPYSRQTPQRLLGSGLSAREAAALVAAHVPADSGPAIEGGWPADGGLA; encoded by the coding sequence ATGAAGGAACGTTTCGGTGATGTGGCGAGTGGGATTTATCCGGAGTTGGCGGTGCCGGGCGGTTTGGGGGAGGCGTTGGCTGGCGTAGCGGCTGGCCACGGGCACGTGGTCGGCCCGATGGAGCCCGTTGAGGGGTTCGATCCCGCGGTCGCCGCTTGCTGTGTGCGTGGGGAGGCGCGGTTCGCTGTCTATGCGACCAACGTGGATGAACGCGAGTTCCGTATCGAGATCTCGGGGCCTTCCGGCTGGCGGTGGGGTGCTTTCGGCAGTACCGATCACCTCGCGGTGGTGGCCGCCATCCTGCATGAATGGTGTGCGGGTGCGTCACTGCCTGAGTTGGGGCGCAAGTGGTCGTTGCTTGCGGCGAGCCCCTTGGAGGCGGCGCCGCCTGGGAGGGTGGTGTCGACTGCGTGGCGGCTGACGTTGGAGCGTTCGCCGCTGATCAGGCTGGGTGATGCCGAACTGGCGGAGGCTCTGTATGCGCAGCCGGCCCTGCGGGTGTTTTTCCCGTGGCCGTCGCACGGCCAGTTCAGCTTGCTGAGCAGTACCGCGGATCCGTTCCATGAGGAGGTTCCGCGGGTGGTTCCGACGGTAGATGGGCTGTGGAACGTGGTCACGCCGTACTCACGGCAGACACCGCAACGTCTGCTCGGTAGCGGCCTCAGTGCTCGTGAGGCCGCGGCGCTGGTGGCCGCGCATGTCCCTGCGGACAGTGGCCCGGCCATCGAGGGAGGGTGGCCGGCCGACGGCGGTCTGGCCTGA
- a CDS encoding phosphotransferase family protein gives MDEVKVVVAHSERATLRVGDVFLKVDADQARIDAEVEAMSLAPVPTPEVLWRKPPVLAIAALPGTTLGRLGGPSTGSPAAWAAAGAAIRKLHEAPLPPRLGRAGRSIVALAAELDDECELLVTNGVLPADLVIRNRQVAEAALRPWTPAFTHGDLQIAHVFVDGEEVTGFIDWSEAGQGDAQYDLATFTLGHEEHLDDVIAGYGTDIDLDVIHAWWSLRSLLAVRWLIEHGFDPFAPGCEVDVLRSRM, from the coding sequence ATGGATGAGGTCAAAGTCGTCGTCGCCCATTCCGAGCGCGCGACTCTGCGCGTCGGTGACGTGTTCTTGAAGGTGGACGCCGATCAGGCGCGCATCGACGCCGAGGTCGAGGCGATGTCCCTCGCGCCGGTCCCGACCCCGGAGGTCCTGTGGCGCAAGCCGCCCGTGCTCGCGATCGCCGCACTCCCGGGGACGACGCTTGGGCGCCTTGGCGGACCGTCGACCGGGTCGCCGGCGGCGTGGGCCGCGGCGGGCGCCGCCATCCGGAAGCTGCACGAAGCGCCCCTGCCGCCCCGGCTGGGACGGGCCGGCCGGAGCATCGTCGCGCTGGCGGCCGAACTCGACGACGAGTGCGAGTTGCTCGTGACGAACGGTGTCCTGCCCGCTGACCTGGTCATCCGCAACCGCCAGGTCGCCGAGGCCGCGCTCCGGCCGTGGACTCCGGCGTTCACACACGGCGACCTGCAGATCGCGCACGTCTTCGTCGACGGCGAGGAGGTCACCGGCTTCATCGACTGGTCCGAGGCGGGCCAGGGTGATGCCCAGTACGACCTCGCCACCTTCACGCTCGGGCACGAGGAGCACCTCGACGACGTCATCGCCGGCTATGGCACCGACATCGATCTCGACGTGATCCACGCGTGGTGGTCGTTGCGAAGCCTGCTGGCAGTTCGCTGGCTGATCGAGCACGGCTTCGACCCCTTCGCGCCGGGCTGCGAGGTCGACGTGCTGAGATCCCGGATGTGA
- a CDS encoding LysE family translocator gives MPVDPHVLAAFTVSTIVALVTPGPDMLFVLGCGMRGGARAGLLATLGVITGDALYIAAAAAGLAALLTAFPVVFTVLRIAGAAYLIYLGVQMIRNRKSSQAGNPVAGGMSGRRAFLNGVVSSMANPQTLAFMVAFLPQFVDPTAGPVWLQFAILGGVLIVLEFLADGTVGVLAGRIGGWLRGREAVRRRMDAATGSVFIGLGVTLAAER, from the coding sequence ATGCCAGTCGATCCGCACGTTCTCGCCGCGTTCACAGTGAGCACGATCGTCGCCCTGGTCACCCCGGGTCCGGACATGCTGTTCGTGCTCGGGTGCGGCATGAGGGGCGGTGCCCGCGCCGGGCTGCTGGCCACGCTGGGCGTGATCACGGGGGACGCCTTGTACATCGCCGCGGCGGCCGCCGGACTCGCTGCGCTGCTGACGGCGTTCCCCGTCGTGTTCACGGTGCTTCGGATCGCGGGCGCCGCGTACCTGATCTATCTCGGTGTCCAGATGATCCGTAACCGAAAGAGCAGTCAGGCCGGCAATCCCGTCGCCGGCGGGATGTCGGGGCGGCGTGCCTTCCTCAACGGCGTGGTGTCCTCCATGGCCAACCCGCAGACGTTGGCGTTCATGGTCGCCTTCCTTCCCCAGTTCGTCGATCCCACGGCGGGGCCGGTCTGGTTGCAGTTCGCCATCCTTGGCGGCGTCCTGATCGTCCTGGAGTTCCTGGCCGACGGGACGGTCGGTGTCCTGGCAGGGCGGATCGGCGGCTGGTTGCGCGGACGTGAGGCAGTTCGCCGCCGGATGGACGCCGCGACCGGGAGCGTGTTCATCGGCCTGGGCGTCACCCTCGCTGCCGAACGCTGA
- a CDS encoding trypsin-like serine peptidase, with translation MAVSNQPEEQAALAAEQAPVTGPSEGVEGKAIPPGADGLEHVEGYQRPEYERLAAEIWTAPTADLRDIGEASFGPLPPVAETVHGVDDRVQITNTADYPWRVHASLLITAADNSRWIGTAWFIGPHTLVTAGHVVHIKNSGVAGRDGWVKSIQVMPGRDGTVMPYGSVTSTNFRSVTGWTGSGDENYDYGAITIPTELGSTTGWFGFGAWPDADLLKTTGNISGYPGDKPPGTQWYDARAISSVNALKVYYDIDTAGGQSGSAVCRIVDGNRYGIAVHAYGGATVNSGTRITRPVYDNLVAWRA, from the coding sequence ATGGCAGTGTCGAACCAGCCTGAGGAGCAGGCCGCTCTCGCCGCGGAGCAGGCCCCAGTTACGGGCCCGTCGGAGGGTGTGGAAGGAAAGGCGATTCCGCCAGGTGCCGATGGCCTGGAGCACGTAGAGGGCTACCAGCGTCCGGAATACGAACGGCTGGCTGCTGAAATATGGACGGCGCCCACTGCGGACCTGCGTGACATCGGCGAGGCGTCGTTCGGTCCGTTGCCCCCAGTGGCCGAGACCGTTCACGGAGTGGACGACCGAGTCCAAATCACGAACACGGCGGATTATCCGTGGCGGGTTCACGCATCGCTGCTCATCACTGCGGCGGACAACTCCCGGTGGATCGGGACCGCGTGGTTCATCGGGCCTCACACGCTGGTGACTGCCGGCCATGTGGTCCACATCAAGAACAGCGGTGTGGCCGGACGCGACGGGTGGGTCAAGAGCATCCAGGTCATGCCCGGTCGCGACGGTACGGTAATGCCATACGGCTCCGTCACGAGTACCAACTTCCGCTCAGTCACGGGCTGGACCGGCTCCGGCGACGAGAATTACGACTACGGCGCGATCACCATCCCCACCGAACTGGGCTCAACTACCGGATGGTTCGGCTTCGGGGCATGGCCGGACGCCGATCTACTCAAGACGACTGGCAACATCTCCGGGTATCCCGGCGACAAGCCCCCTGGCACCCAGTGGTACGACGCCCGCGCCATCAGCTCGGTGAATGCGCTGAAGGTGTACTACGACATAGACACCGCCGGCGGCCAAAGCGGCAGCGCCGTGTGCCGCATCGTCGACGGCAACCGATACGGAATCGCGGTCCACGCCTACGGAGGAGCGACCGTCAACTCCGGGACCCGGATCACCCGCCCCGTCTATGACAATCTGGTGGCCTGGAGGGCGTGA